The window GCGTGTCGTCGCGGAAGCCCAGAACCCAGATGGTTCCGGTTCCATCATCTATCTGGAACTTGCCGTAGGTCTCGTCGTCGCTTATGACGGGCTCCCTGACGACGGTGGCGACGACCTTGACGCGGTAGACCTTTCTGGCGTCGCGCATTATTAGGTAGTTGGGCTCGAAGTCGCCCTCGCTCCTCACGTAGTAGCCGTCGAGGATGTCCTTGATGTAGACCCTGCTCGCTGGCAGGCGCTTCTTCATAGCTCCTCACCTCCGAAGAAGCTGATGACGTTTTCAATCTTTGGCAGGACCTTTTTCTCGAGTTCCCTTATCTCCTCCAGTGCCTCCAGGTCTGCATCGCTGAAGTCCTGTATCACCTCGCCGAAGATGTGGACGCTCTCTTCGCCCCTTATGACCCTCCCGATGACCCTGACTATTTGACCGTTCTCAGGTAAAACGTTCTCCTCGCTCTCAACGAGTATAACACCGGTTCCGTCGTCTAGCCAGAAGGTGTAGTCGAGCTTGTCAACTTTGAAGGCCTTGCCTATGAGGGAAACTCTGGTGTCGTCTTCCCTAATCTCGGCAATTTTCCTCTCAACTGCAGGTTTTCTCCTCCTAAAGCGAACCTCCTCCATTTCACTCACCACCGAGGGCTTTCAAAACTTCCCTGAGTTCTCTCCTTGCGAGCTCAATCTCACGCCTTTCGTCAACTTCCTCCCATGTCCTCGCCTTGAGTAGCGTTCCAAGGAACTTATCCTCGGTAACGTTGCCCCTGACGATTATCTCCTTCCCGAGGAGCGGGTAGTAGGTTTCCTCCGCGAGCTTCCTGCCGGC of the Thermococcus sp. genome contains:
- a CDS encoding replication protein RepA, with translation MEEVRFRRRKPAVERKIAEIREDDTRVSLIGKAFKVDKLDYTFWLDDGTGVILVESEENVLPENGQIVRVIGRVIRGEESVHIFGEVIQDFSDADLEALEEIRELEKKVLPKIENVISFFGGEEL